The stretch of DNA ATCTTGCCCGGATTCATGATGCCGTTCGGGTCGAACACCGCTTTGACCGCTTTCATGTACTCGATTTCGACCGGGGAGCGGCTGTACGTCAAGTAGTCGCGCTTGGTCATGCCCACGCCATGCTCGGCGGAAATCGAGCCGTTGTATTTCTCGACGGTCTCGAACACCCATTTATTGACGGTCGCGCACTTGGCGAAGAACTCGTCCTTGCTCAGGTTATCCGGCTTGAGAATGTTCAGGTGCAGGTTGCCGTCGCCGATGTGGCCGAACCAGACAATTTCGAAGTCCGGATAATATTCGCCGACGATCGCGTCGATTTCCCGCAGGAATGCCGGCACTTTCGAGACAGTGACCGAGATGTCGTTCTTGTACGGCGTCCAGTGCGAAATGGTCTCGGAGATGTACTCGCGCAGCTTCCACAGGTTCTGCAGCTGGGTTTCGCTCTGGCTCATCACGCCGTCCAGCACCCAGCCCTGCTCGACGCAGTGCTCGAAGGTTTCCAGAGCGCTGTTGGCCACCTCTTCAGTGCTCGCTTCAAATTCCAGCAGTGCGTAGAACGGGCAGTCGGTTTCGAAAGGGGCCGGCACATCACCACGACCCAGCACTTTGGCCAGAGCCTTGTCGGAGAAGAACTCGAAGGCGGTCAGGTCGAGCTTGCCCTGGAAGGCATGCAGCACCGGCATGATCGAGTCGAAGTCAGCGGTGCCGAGGACCATCGCGGTGAGATTTTTCGGCGCGCGATCCAGACGCATGGTCGCTTCAACCACAAAGCCGAGAGTGCCTTCGGCGCCGATGAACAACTGGCGCAAGTCGTAACCGGTGGCGTTCTTGATCAGATCTTTGTTCAGTTCCAGCACATCACCCTTGCCGGTGACCACTTTCATGCCAGCGACCCAGTTGCGGGTCATGCCGTAGCGAATCACCTTGATTCCGCCGGCATTGGTGCCGATATTGCCGCCAATCTGGCTGGAACCGGCAGAAGCGAAGTCCACCGGGTAGTACAGGCCCTTCTCTTCAGCGACGGTCTGCAAATGTTCGGTGACCACGCCCGGCTGACAAACAGCCGTGCGATCGGTGAGGTTCACGTCGAGAATCTGATTCATGTAGTCGAACGACACCACCACTTCGCCGTTGGCGGCCACGGCGGCGGCAGAAAGTCCGGTTCGCCCGCCAGATGGCACCAGCGCCACTTTGTGGGTGTTGGCCCAACGGACAATCGCCTGCACCTGCTCGATGGTCTTGGGAAACACAATGGCGCTCGGCGCGGGCGCGAAGTGCTTGGTCCAATCCTTGCCGTACGCATTCAGGGAGTCGGCGTCGGTCAGGACCTTGCCAGGCTCGACCAGGGTCTTCAGTTCATCAATCAGGGCAGGATTGGTCATCGACAGAACTCTCGAACAATTCATGGTCATCCTGAAGACGCTTCACGTCGCAGGAATGAGTGTTTCGCGGGGTGGCTATGCTAGCATACCGACCCCGCAGGCCAGTGCCCAAGGCCAGTTCTGCGGTGACGGCTTTCTTGCCGTGCGGGTCAGCTCCAGGCTGCTCCCCTCCCTGCCATTTTTCTCCGGGATACAGGTTTACGCAGATGAGCAAGACTTCTCTCGATAAGAGCAAGATCAAGTTCCTTCTTCTCGAAGGCGTCCACCAATCGGCTGTCGACGTCCTCAAGGCGGCGGGCTACACCAGCATCGAATACCTGACAGGCTCCTTGCCGGAAGCCGAGCTCAAGGAAAAGATCGCTGACGCTCACTTCATCGGCATTCGTTCGCGCACACAACTGACCGAAGAGATCTTCGATCACGCGAAGAAGCTGGTGGCAGTCGGCTGTTTCTGCATCGGCACCAACCAGGTTGACCTGAGTGCTGCCCGCGAGCGCGGTATTGCCGTGTTCAACGCGCCGTACTCCAACACCCGTTCCGTAGCGGAGCTGGTACTGGCCGAAGCGATTCTGCTGCTGCGCGGCATCCCTGAGAAAAACGCTTCCTGCCACCGTGGCGGCTGGATCAAGTCCGCAGCCAACTCCTTCGAGATCCGTGGCAAGAAACTCGGCATCGTCGGCTACGGCTCGATCGGTACTCAGCTGTCGGTACTGGCTGAAGGTCTGGGCATGCAAGTGTTCTTCTACGACACCGTGACCAAGCTGCCGCTGGGCAACGCCACTCAGGTCGGCAACCTGCACGAGTTGCTGGGCATGTCCGACATCGTCACCCTGCACGTTCCGGAAACCGCTGCGACCCAGTGGATGATCGGCGAGAAGGAAATCCGCGCCATCAAGAAGGGCGGCATCCTGATCAACGCCGCGCGCGGCACCGTGGTCGAGCTCGACGCCCTGGCGGACGCGATCAAGGACAAGCACCTGATCGGCGCGGCCATCGACGTATTCCCGGTGGAGCCACGCTCCAACGACGAAGAGTTCGAAAGCCCGCTGCGTGGCCTGGACAACGTGATCCTGACCCCGCACATCGGTGGTTCGACCGCTGAAGCGCAAGCGAACATCGGTCTGGAAGTGGCGGAAAAACTGGTCAAGTACAGCGACAACGGTACATCCGTTTCGTCGGTGAACTTCCCGGAAGTGGCCCTGCCGGCTCACCCTGGCAAGCACCGCCTGCTGCACATCCACGAGAACATTCCGGGTGTGATGAGCGAGATCAACAAGGTCTTCGCCGAAAACGGTATCAACATCTCCGGTCAGTTCCTGCAGACCAACGAGAAAGTCGGCTACGTAGTGATCGACGTCGACGCCGAGTACTCGGATCTGGCGCAAGAGAAATTGCAGCACATCAACGGCACCATCCGTAGCCGTGTGCTCTTCTAAAGAAGCAGCGACGAGCTACTAGCTTCAGGCTTGCAGCGATAAAAAAGGGAGCCCCGAAGGGCTCCCTTTTTTTATTCGACGTTGACGGTGATTTTCTTCGAGACGATTGCTGGATCGAACGGCATGTGACCGCTGTCACCCAGCTCCAGTTGCAGGGTGTGCTTGCCCGGTGCCAGTTTGATCGTGGCCTCGGTCTGCGCCTTGCCGAAGTGCATGTGGTTGGCGTCATTCGGAATCGGTGCGCCCGCCGCCGGCAGCTTGTCGACGTCGATCAGCAGGTGGTGGTGACCGGTGTTTTTGGTGACATCACCGGCTGGCGCCAGCGCGACGTCCTTGACGCCGAACTTGACCTTGAACTCTTGAGAAACCGTGGCCCCATCCTCGGGAGAAACGATGAACACTTCGGCGCCTTTCGGGGCCGGAGTGGCGGCACTGGCCAACACCGAAACGCCCATCAGCAAACCCGCCAACGCTGCACGTGACATAAAGCTTTTCATTTTCTTCTCCAGTTTTTCCGTAAAATCCGCGTGGTCATGACAACTTCATGACCATTCGTTGTCGAAGGCACTCGTCAACCATAGCAAAGCGAGCCAGAAAAACCGGCCGCCATAATGATTTCAAAGGAGTGACCATGCGTTTTCTGCCTGGCCTGATCTGCCTGCTACCCCTTTTGAGCCCTCTGGCTCACGCCGAACTGATTGATGACGTCAACGATCGAGGCGAGTTGCGCATCGCCCTTGAGGCTAATACACCACCCTTCAATTTCAAGGACGGCGACACACTCACGGGGTTTGAGGTCGAGCTGGGGCAACAGCTGGCCAACGAGCTGGATGTACGCGCCGACTTCATCGTCACTGACGAAGCAGACTTGCTCCAGGGCGTTGAAAGCGGCAAGTACGACGTTGCGCTCAATCACATAGCACTGACACCTGAACTCAAGGATCGTTTCGATTTCAGCGAGTCTTACAGCAAGGTCGATTCACAGATGCTGGCGAAGAAGGACGAGCAGCCGCGACCGATGGTGCTGGTGCAGGCGTTGACTGAAGAGAAACCGAGAGCGGCGACGCCGGTGGAGTTGGCGATTCCGTTTCAGAAGGGTAATCCGGCGTTTCAGGCAAGCCTTGCAGGTGCCTTGCAGCGGATCAAGGATGACGGGCGGCTGGCGGCGCTGTCGAAAAAGTGGCTCACCGAACCCAAGTGAACACAAAACCCCTGTAGGAGTGAGCCTGCTCGCGATGGCGTCAGGTCAGTCGACATAATCGTTAACTGACACACCGCTATCGCGAGCAGGCTCACTCCTACAAGGGATTTGCGGTGGTTTTTTAGTCGAGGTGTGCCAGGGCTGCCGCGGCTTGCGGCAACTCCAGCTCACTGAACACCTGCACCCCATGGCGTTTGAGCAGTGCAGCCGTCACGCCTTCGCCACTGACCTTCACCCCACTGAACGACCCGTCATAGGTCAGCAGGTTGCCACATGAAGGACTGTTGGCCTTGAGCACCGCCACGCGGATGCCATGTTTCTGCACCAGTGCCAGCGCCTGCCGCGCGCCATCGAGAAACTGCGCACTGACGTCCTCGCCTTCGGTGGTGATCACCGCCGCCGTGCCATCGAGCACTTCAGCGCCCTGCCCGCCCGGGATTTCCGCCGCCGCACGCGGCGTCGGCAAGCCACCGGCGACTTCCGGACACAGCGGCACCACGCGCCCATCGGCGATCCACTTCTCTAGCAGATCGAACGGCCCGCTGGCCCCGCCGTCGTAACGCACGCGGTGGCCCAACAGGCAGCGGCTGACCAGAATCCTCTGCATATCAGAACGGCTCGTTGCCACGGCGGCGGAACCAGCCGGTCAGCGACAAGCGCTCGCGGTTCGCCGGCAGCACTTCATGCGGCACTTCGCCGGAGAGAAACACCACCAGACAGCCGCCGGTGGGTTGCACGTCATGAACCCGGTCTTCGCCCAGATACATGCGCAACTGACCGCCGTCTTCCGGCAGCCACGCGTCATTGAGGTAGACCACCGCCGAGACCATGCGCCGGTCATCGTCGCGAAAGCGATCGACGTGCTTGCGGTAAAACGCGCCCGGCGGATAAAGGGCGAAGTGGCACTCGAAATCCTCGAGCCCCAGGAACAACCCGCGATTGAGTGCCTCGCGCAGGCTGTCCATGAGGTTCAGATAACGGTCGCTGGCCTCGGCCTGCCCCGGGTCGATCCACTGGATGTGGTCACCGCGAATCCCCTCGCGAATCTCCGAAAACGGCCCACGGCCTACCGCTGCCGGCGCCAGTTCGCCCTCGGCCTCACGTTTGCGGCACTCGGCCGCCAGCTCACGGGTCAAACCCGCGGGCAGGAAAATGTTCTGCTGCGACCAGCCGTGTTCGGCCAGGTCGTCGACGATGCGTAACAGCAGCGGGTGTTCGGAGGATATTTGCATGGCGCGCATAGTATGCCTGCGGCAAGAAATCCGACAGAGCCACGCGGCGGCTTGCCACGAATTCTCGACAAGTACCGGCACCGCACGGAGAATAGTCCGCTGCTGACAGGAGTCCCTATGCGCCGTTTGCTTTTTTCACTGTTGATGTTCTGCGTTTTGCCCGCCTGGGCGGACGGCCACGATCAGCTGTACAAGATTGCCGGCTGGCCAGATCAACGTGCGCATTTCAATGATGCCCTGAGTGCCGCGCAGCAGCGCTACCAGAACAACCTGCCGCCTGCGGTGTTTCAAGCCCTGGTCAACAACAGCAACCAGCGCTTCGCCCCCCAGGCGATGGATCAGCGTGCCGAAGCGCAACTGCGCCAGCACCTCGCCGATCCACAACCGGCGCTGACTTTTTTTCAATCGCCGCTGGGCAAGAAAATCGTCGCCGCTGAATTGCTCGCCACCCGTCGCGATCAACTGGCGAAGAACGCCAAGGGCCTGCCGAAGATGCAGGCCAGCGACAGCCGCCTGCTGATCATCGGCCATCTGGCGCAAGCGCTGCCGGCACGCGAGGCCGGCGCCGAAGTCAGCCTGGCGATTGCCGGCGTGGCGGCGGACAGTTTGAGTTCGATGATTCCCGGCCTGCTCGGCGGCGGTCAGGCGCAAGGCATGTTGAACGGTCAGCGCCAGCGCCTGATGGATCAGATCGGCGCCGATATGAACAACACACTGCTCTACGTTTATCGTGATCTGTCAGATGACGAACTGGAACAGTTCGCGACCTTTGCCGAGTCGAGCGAGGGCAAGGCGTACTACCAGGCGGCGCTGGCGGCGATTCGCGCGGGGTTGGCGGTGGGGCAAAGCTCTTCGAACCTCAGCCAGTAATCTTTATCGCCTTTCAGACCGCCATCGCGAGCAGGCTCACTCCTACAGAGACCGCGATCAAATGTAGGAGCGAGCCTGCTCGCGATGAGGCCCTCGAAAGCTCTAGAGATTGCGCCCCCTGATCCGCTTGTTCAGAAACTCGAAATACTCCTCTCGCATCTCCAGCGTCTCATTCGCCAGATGATGCCGGGCCTCCGGCAACAGCAGAATCTGTGGCCGGTCGAACTTCCATTTCATCACCTGCAAGTTGTGTTGCCAGTCCACGGTCATGTCCGCCTGGCCCTGAATGATCAGTGGCCGTCGCGGACTTTTTTTCGCGTGTTCCACGCGGATGATCCAGCGCGACAGAGCACCGACCCACGCCGTCGGCAAGCGCTTGGGCTGTAACGGGTCGGCTTGCAGGAACGGCAGGAATGCCGGGTCATTGGAGTTCTCGCTGAAGCGCCGGGTGACGCCCCGCACGAAAGGCCTGAGCAAGTAATAACTCAGTTGCGACCAGCCCCATGCGCGCGGACGCACCAGAGGCGCCAACAGAATCAACTGGCCTTGCGCCGGACTGTGCTCGCCATGGTTGAGCACATGGTCGACGACGATCGCGCCGCCAGTACTTTGCCCGCACAGGTGCCAGGGCTGCGGCAAGGCGATCGAATTGGCTTCGGCGAACAACGCCTGCAGAGCGTCCTGATATTCAGAGAAATCGCGGATGCTCGCCCGCGGCCCGCTCGACAGACCGTGCCCCGGCAAATCGCAGGCGATCACCGCAAAATCCTGATCCAGGGCCCACTCGATCACATGCCGATACAGTCCCGTGTGGTCGTAAAAACCGTGCAGCAGAAACAGCGTGCCCTTGACCTTCTCCGGCCACCAGCAGTGGCTGACCAGTTCATAGCCATCGACTTCGAACCGCCCCATGCCGCGCCAGACATCGCGCTCGGGGAAGTCGGTCTGATAGAACCGCTGATACGCCTTGGCCTCGTCCGACAACGGCTGCCACTGGGCCAAAGGCTTGAGGCTGGCGCGTAAATGATCGGCATCGAAAGTGTCAGGCATGCGGGTATTCCAAAGCGGTAAACAGACTTTATCGGCCTGCGATATTCATCTGTTGCGGCAAGCATGGCAAGCTAGCGGCCCTTCGAGGATCGAAAAACCATGCGTTCGCCCTACCGCACCGCACTGTTTGCCAGCCTGCTCGCGCTTGTGTGTGCCGGGGTGCTGTGGGCGGCGTACGACTGGTTTCAGGGGCGCTATCTGCGTGCCTTCAGCCAGCATACGGCGGTGTTTTCCGGTGATCCGCTGCGCCTGCCCGATGAGTTGGCCGGCCCCGGCAAAATCCGCCTCGTGCACTTCTGGGACCCGGCCTGCCCGTGCAACGTCGGCAACCAACAGCACCTGACGGAAATGGTCGAGCAGTTCGGCCCGCGCGGTGTGGAGTTCTTCGCGGTGCAACGCGCCGGTAGCCACGGCCAGTTACCCGCGACCCTGAGCAACCTGAAAACCATCGCCGTGCTGCCAGGCTCCGAGCAGATTCCCGCCAGCCCCGCCGTGGCGATCTGGGATCGCAGCGGCAAACTGGCATACTTCGGGCCGTACAGTGAAGGCTTGACCTGCAACTCCAGCAACAGCTTCATCGAACCGATCCTCAACGCGCTGATGGATGATCGCCCGGTCAACGCCACGCACACCCTGGCGGTCGGTTGTTATTGCCCGTGGCCGGTGGTGGTGCAGTAAGGCATTCCGGACTTTTCAAGGACAGCGATGCACGGCACGGAAGGTCTGTGCTAATTGTTTGCAGCCCGACGGGCGGCAATCCCGCATGCACAAGGAGTCACCATGAAACGCGTTTTCACCGTTCTTGCCTTGCTCATCGTTGTTCTGTTCGCCGGCGTCGGCGGGTACGTCTACAGCAAACAGCCGACGCGTCAGGGCCAGGTGGAGCTGCGCAACCTGCAGGGTTCGGTGACCGTGCGTTACGACGAGCGTGGCGTGCCGCACATCCGCGCCGAAAACGAAACCGACCTCTATCGCGCCCTGGGCTACGTGCATGCCCAGGACCGCTTGTTCCAGATGGAAGCCATGCGCCGCCTCGCGCGTGGCGAGCTGGCCGAAGTACTCGGGCCGAAGCTGCTCGACACCGACAAACTGTTTCGCAGCCTGCGCATCCGCGAACGCGCCGCCAGTTATGTCGCCAGTCTCGATAAGCAGTCACCGGCGTGGAAGGCCCTGCAAGCCTATCTGGACGGCATCAACCAATATCAGGACAGCCACGCCGCGCCGGTGGAGTTCGACGTGCTGGGCATCCGCAAGCGACCGTTCACGGCTGAGGACAGCATCAGCGTCGCCGGTTACATGGCCTACAGCTTCGCCGCCGCGTTTCGCACCGAACCGCTGCTGACCTACGTGCGTGATCAACTCGGCGCCGATTACCTCAATGTCTTCGATCTCGACTGGCAACCCAAGGGCGTGCTCGCCAAAGGCCGCGCCAACCCGACGCCCGCCCTCGCCGCCGGCGACTGGAAAGACCTCAACGCCCTCGCCCGCCTCAGCGAGCAGGCGCTGATCGAAAACGGCCTGCCGCAATTCGAAGGCAGCAACGCCTGGGTGATCGCCGGCAGCCGCAGCCAGAGCAGCAAACCGCTGCTGGCCGGCGACCCGCACATTCGCTTCTCGGTACCGTCGGTATGGTACGAGGCGCAACTGTCGGCGCCGGGTTTCGAACTCTACGGCCACCATCAGGCACTGGTGCCGTTCGCCTTCCTCGGGCACAACCTGGAGTTCGGCTGGAGCCTGACCATGTTCCAGAACGACGATCTGGATCTGATCGCCGAGAAGGTCAACCCGAACAACCCGAATCAGGTCTGGTACCACGGTCAGTGGACCGATCTGGTCAGCACCGAGCAGCAGATCGCAGTGAAGGGCCAGGCACCGGTGACACTCACTCTGCGCCAGTCGCCCCACGGTCCGATCGTCAATGACGCCCTCGGCACGGCTGCCGGCAAGACACCGATCGCCATGTGGTGGGCGTTCCTCGAAACGCCGAACCCGATCCTCGAAGGTTTCTACCAGCTCAACCGCGCCGACACCCTGGCCAAGGCCCGCGCGGCGGCGGCCAAAGTGCAAGCGCCGGGGCTGAACATTGTCTACGCCAACGCCAAGGGCGATATTGCCTGGTGGGCTTCGGCGCTGCTGCCC from Pseudomonas sp. P8_229 encodes:
- a CDS encoding FAD-binding oxidoreductase, with amino-acid sequence MTNPALIDELKTLVEPGKVLTDADSLNAYGKDWTKHFAPAPSAIVFPKTIEQVQAIVRWANTHKVALVPSGGRTGLSAAAVAANGEVVVSFDYMNQILDVNLTDRTAVCQPGVVTEHLQTVAEEKGLYYPVDFASAGSSQIGGNIGTNAGGIKVIRYGMTRNWVAGMKVVTGKGDVLELNKDLIKNATGYDLRQLFIGAEGTLGFVVEATMRLDRAPKNLTAMVLGTADFDSIMPVLHAFQGKLDLTAFEFFSDKALAKVLGRGDVPAPFETDCPFYALLEFEASTEEVANSALETFEHCVEQGWVLDGVMSQSETQLQNLWKLREYISETISHWTPYKNDISVTVSKVPAFLREIDAIVGEYYPDFEIVWFGHIGDGNLHLNILKPDNLSKDEFFAKCATVNKWVFETVEKYNGSISAEHGVGMTKRDYLTYSRSPVEIEYMKAVKAVFDPNGIMNPGKIFAV
- the serA gene encoding phosphoglycerate dehydrogenase, encoding MSKTSLDKSKIKFLLLEGVHQSAVDVLKAAGYTSIEYLTGSLPEAELKEKIADAHFIGIRSRTQLTEEIFDHAKKLVAVGCFCIGTNQVDLSAARERGIAVFNAPYSNTRSVAELVLAEAILLLRGIPEKNASCHRGGWIKSAANSFEIRGKKLGIVGYGSIGTQLSVLAEGLGMQVFFYDTVTKLPLGNATQVGNLHELLGMSDIVTLHVPETAATQWMIGEKEIRAIKKGGILINAARGTVVELDALADAIKDKHLIGAAIDVFPVEPRSNDEEFESPLRGLDNVILTPHIGGSTAEAQANIGLEVAEKLVKYSDNGTSVSSVNFPEVALPAHPGKHRLLHIHENIPGVMSEINKVFAENGINISGQFLQTNEKVGYVVIDVDAEYSDLAQEKLQHINGTIRSRVLF
- a CDS encoding DUF4399 domain-containing protein, whose translation is MKSFMSRAALAGLLMGVSVLASAATPAPKGAEVFIVSPEDGATVSQEFKVKFGVKDVALAPAGDVTKNTGHHHLLIDVDKLPAAGAPIPNDANHMHFGKAQTEATIKLAPGKHTLQLELGDSGHMPFDPAIVSKKITVNVE
- a CDS encoding transporter substrate-binding domain-containing protein, which translates into the protein MRFLPGLICLLPLLSPLAHAELIDDVNDRGELRIALEANTPPFNFKDGDTLTGFEVELGQQLANELDVRADFIVTDEADLLQGVESGKYDVALNHIALTPELKDRFDFSESYSKVDSQMLAKKDEQPRPMVLVQALTEEKPRAATPVELAIPFQKGNPAFQASLAGALQRIKDDGRLAALSKKWLTEPK
- a CDS encoding DUF523 domain-containing protein, translated to MQRILVSRCLLGHRVRYDGGASGPFDLLEKWIADGRVVPLCPEVAGGLPTPRAAAEIPGGQGAEVLDGTAAVITTEGEDVSAQFLDGARQALALVQKHGIRVAVLKANSPSCGNLLTYDGSFSGVKVSGEGVTAALLKRHGVQVFSELELPQAAAALAHLD
- a CDS encoding 2OG-Fe(II) oxygenase, whose amino-acid sequence is MRAMQISSEHPLLLRIVDDLAEHGWSQQNIFLPAGLTRELAAECRKREAEGELAPAAVGRGPFSEIREGIRGDHIQWIDPGQAEASDRYLNLMDSLREALNRGLFLGLEDFECHFALYPPGAFYRKHVDRFRDDDRRMVSAVVYLNDAWLPEDGGQLRMYLGEDRVHDVQPTGGCLVVFLSGEVPHEVLPANRERLSLTGWFRRRGNEPF
- a CDS encoding DUF2059 domain-containing protein; the protein is MRRLLFSLLMFCVLPAWADGHDQLYKIAGWPDQRAHFNDALSAAQQRYQNNLPPAVFQALVNNSNQRFAPQAMDQRAEAQLRQHLADPQPALTFFQSPLGKKIVAAELLATRRDQLAKNAKGLPKMQASDSRLLIIGHLAQALPAREAGAEVSLAIAGVAADSLSSMIPGLLGGGQAQGMLNGQRQRLMDQIGADMNNTLLYVYRDLSDDELEQFATFAESSEGKAYYQAALAAIRAGLAVGQSSSNLSQ
- a CDS encoding alpha/beta hydrolase, with protein sequence MPDTFDADHLRASLKPLAQWQPLSDEAKAYQRFYQTDFPERDVWRGMGRFEVDGYELVSHCWWPEKVKGTLFLLHGFYDHTGLYRHVIEWALDQDFAVIACDLPGHGLSSGPRASIRDFSEYQDALQALFAEANSIALPQPWHLCGQSTGGAIVVDHVLNHGEHSPAQGQLILLAPLVRPRAWGWSQLSYYLLRPFVRGVTRRFSENSNDPAFLPFLQADPLQPKRLPTAWVGALSRWIIRVEHAKKSPRRPLIIQGQADMTVDWQHNLQVMKWKFDRPQILLLPEARHHLANETLEMREEYFEFLNKRIRGRNL
- a CDS encoding DUF6436 domain-containing protein: MRSPYRTALFASLLALVCAGVLWAAYDWFQGRYLRAFSQHTAVFSGDPLRLPDELAGPGKIRLVHFWDPACPCNVGNQQHLTEMVEQFGPRGVEFFAVQRAGSHGQLPATLSNLKTIAVLPGSEQIPASPAVAIWDRSGKLAYFGPYSEGLTCNSSNSFIEPILNALMDDRPVNATHTLAVGCYCPWPVVVQ
- a CDS encoding penicillin acylase family protein, coding for MKRVFTVLALLIVVLFAGVGGYVYSKQPTRQGQVELRNLQGSVTVRYDERGVPHIRAENETDLYRALGYVHAQDRLFQMEAMRRLARGELAEVLGPKLLDTDKLFRSLRIRERAASYVASLDKQSPAWKALQAYLDGINQYQDSHAAPVEFDVLGIRKRPFTAEDSISVAGYMAYSFAAAFRTEPLLTYVRDQLGADYLNVFDLDWQPKGVLAKGRANPTPALAAGDWKDLNALARLSEQALIENGLPQFEGSNAWVIAGSRSQSSKPLLAGDPHIRFSVPSVWYEAQLSAPGFELYGHHQALVPFAFLGHNLEFGWSLTMFQNDDLDLIAEKVNPNNPNQVWYHGQWTDLVSTEQQIAVKGQAPVTLTLRQSPHGPIVNDALGTAAGKTPIAMWWAFLETPNPILEGFYQLNRADTLAKARAAAAKVQAPGLNIVYANAKGDIAWWASALLPKRPAGVKPDFILDGSSNQADKDGYYPFSANPQEENPARGYIVSANFQPLSPTGMEIPGYYNLADRGQQLNRQLSDKSVKWSNEANQKLQLGTTTAYGPRTLAPLLPVLREVVSDPAQLKLVEQLAQWPGDYPLDSVSATLFNQFLYDLADAAMRDELGNDFFETLLSTRVIDAALPRLAANADSPWWDNRNTPNKETRADIVKVAWQASMAHLKQTLGDTPSDWQWGTAHTLTHGHPLGQQKPLDKIFNVGPFAAPGSHEVPNNLSAKLGPAPWPVTYGPSTRRLIDFADPAHSLTINPVGQSGVPFDSHYDDQAEEYVEGMYVQAHFSDEEVTANTRSTLKLLPARAAQ